One Caretta caretta isolate rCarCar2 chromosome 8, rCarCar1.hap1, whole genome shotgun sequence DNA window includes the following coding sequences:
- the FMO4 gene encoding dimethylaniline monooxygenase [N-oxide-forming] 4 isoform X2 codes for MVQRVAIIGAGSSGLASIKCCLDEGLEPTCFEQSHDIGGLWRFTEAGRISVYRSVITNTSKEMMCFSDFPFPEDFPNYMHHSRLLEYFRMYAEHFSLLRYIRFKTTVHSVRKRPDFSTTGQWDVVTETDGTVESAIFDAVMVCSGHYAEPHLPLDSFPGIENRFRGQYLHSWEYKDSASFQGKRVLVLGVGNSGGDIAAEISRVAAQVFLSTRSGTWVISRISDHGFPLDMMLTTRFHNCLENFLPLALMRLLRMKKFNTWFDHANYGLIPQKSPNLSLIVNDELPSCILCGAVVVKPNVKEFTESSAVFEDGTVEENIDVVVFATGYTFSFPFLEESVRNICRSKYALYKYIFPPALEKPTLVVLGLIQLSGSIMAGTELQARWATRVFKGLNQLPTASRLMAEVAKKQQHLIKQGLSNKESKIILSYIGYMDEIASCVGVKPNILLLFLKDPKLALEVFFGPCTPCQYRLAGPGKWVGARNTILTQWHRTLKPLRTRVIDDSSNHSSVFHLLTILGLPALLCAGLFICKYSPQLWFPGVRLGAIPICKMGFMKGGL; via the exons GGTTCACA GAAGCTGGGAGGATCAGCGTCTACAGATCGGTGATAACCAACACGTCCAAGGAGATGATGTGTTTCAGCGACTTCCCCTTCCCAGAGGATTTCCCCAACTACATGCACCACTCCAGGCTCCTGGAGTATTTCAGAATGTACGCCGAGCACTTCAGCCTTCTCAGATACATACGTTTCAAG ACCACAGTTCACAGTGTAAGGAAACGCCCAGATTTCTCCACCACTGGCCAGTGGGATGTTGTCACCGAGACTGATGGGACGGTTGAGTCGGCCATTTTTGACGCTGTTATGGTTTGCAGTGGCCACTATGCAGAGCCCCATTTACCACTGGATTCTTTCCCTG GTATAGAAAATCGCTTTAGAGGCCAGTATCTCCACAGCTGGGAATACAAAGACTCTGCCAGTTTCCAGGGGAAGAGAGTCCTTGTGCTCGGTGTTGGGAATTCTGGAGGAGATATCGCCGCGGAGATCAGTCGGGTGGCTGCTCAG GTGTTTCTCAGCACCAGAAGTGGCACGTGGGTGATTAGTCGTATTTCAGACCATGGCTTTCCTCTTGACATGATGCTCACCACTCGCTTTCACAACTGTCTCGAAAACTTCCTCCCATTAGCCCTCATGAGACTGCTGAGGATGAAGAAGTTCAATACGTGGTTTGACCATGCAAATTATGGTTTGATTCCTCAGAAAAG TCCAAACCTAAGCTTAATTGTGAATGACGAGCTGCCAAGCTGCATCCTCTGCGGTGCTGTTGTGGTAAAACCAAATGTGAAGGAGTTTACAGAAAGCTCAGCTGTCTTTGAAGATGGGACCGTAGAGGAGAACATCGACGTGGTGGTCTTTGCGACCGGATACactttctcttttcccttccttgAAGAGTCTGTTCGCAACATCTGCAGAAGCAAGTATGCCCTTTACAAATACATCTTCCCACCCGCTCTGGAAAAGCCGACTCTGGTTGTCCTTGGCCTTATACAGCTAAGTGGCTCCATCATGGCAGGAACGGAACTCCAGGCTCGTTGGGCCACAAGGGTCTTTAAAG GGTTGAACCAGCTTCCTACTGCCAGCAGGCTGATGGCTGAAGTTgccaagaagcagcagcatctaATCAAACA GGGTCTTTCCAACAAGGAGAGCAAAATCATATTGAGTTACATTGGCTACATGGATGAAATTGCATCATGTGTTGGTGTAAAACCCAACATACTGCTGCTATTCCTGAAGGATCCCAAGCTGGCCCTGGAAGTTTTCTTTGGGCCATGCACCCCTTGCCAGTATCGCCTGGCTGGACCAGGAAAATGGGTAGGAGCCAGAAACACCATCCTGACCCAGTGGCACCGGACTCTGAAGCCCCTGAGAACTCGAGTCATTGATGATTCTTCCAATCACTCTTCCGTTTTCCATTTGCTTACAATTCTTGGCCTTCCTGCACTCCTTTGTGctggtttatttatttgtaaatattccCCTCAACTGTGGTTCCCTGGGGTAAGATTAGGTGCtattcccatatgtaaaatgggctTTATGAAAGGAGGGCTCTGA